The genome window GCCAAGGCCGAGACTGTCATGAAAGACCTATTCCGCATTTTCGCGGGCGATTACCGATTTCAAGTGCAAAGACGCCGGATATCGGGAGGGCGTCACTCCCACTCTATGGTAGCAGGGGGCTTGCTCGTCAGATCGTACAGGACGCGGTTCACCCCGTCCACTTCATTGACGATCCTGTTGCACACGTGCTCCAGGAACTCGAAATCGAAGGGACAAGCACGGGCGGTCATCGCGTCCTCGCTACTGACGGCCCGCAGGACGATGGGGTTCTCATAGGTCCTCTCGTCGCCCATGACGCCGACGCTCCGGACGTCCAGGAGGGCCGCGTACGATTGCCAGACGCCTTTGTCCAGCCCTCTGGCCCTGAGTTCGGACCGAAAGATCCAGTCGGCGTCCTGCGTCGTCTTGACGCGTTCCGGCGTGACCTCACCTAGGATCCGTACGGCGAGCCCGGGCCCCGGGAACGGCTCCCGGTCGACGACGTCGTCGGGCAGGCCCAACTTCCGTCCGACGTCCCGGACCTCGTCCTTGAACAGCCAGCGGAGCGGCTCGATGACTTTCATCTTCATCCAGTCCGGCAACCCTCCGACGTTGTGGTGGGTCTTGATCTTCGCCGCCGTGGGCGAACCGGACTCGATGACGTCGGGGTACAGCGTCCCTTGTGCAAGCCACTGGCAGCCCTTGAGTTCTTCGGCGTGCTCCTCGAAGCACCTCACGAACTCGCTGCCGATGGCCTTGCGCTTCTCTTCGGGGTCGGTGACTCCGGACAAACGGGAGAAGAAGCGGTCGGCGGCACGGATCACCACAAGCCTGGGATGGAAGGCCCGGCTGAAGGTCTCTACGACCTGCTCGGCCTCGCCTTTGCGGAGCAGCCCGTGGTCCACGAAGACGCAGACCGCCCGGTCGCCGACCGCCCTGGTCAATAGGGCGGCCATGACGCTCGAATCGACGCCGCCCGAGACCGCGCAGAGCACCTGTTCGTCGCCGACCTGCGCCCGGATCCGCTCGGTTTCTTCCTGGATGAAGTTTTCGC of Armatimonadota bacterium contains these proteins:
- the guaA gene encoding glutamine-hydrolyzing GMP synthase gives rise to the protein MRHALVLVIDFGGQYTQLIVRRVREIGHYSEMVPWTKAAEKIAEHRPDAVILSGGPKSVLEPGAPDLDFGLIEGIPVLGICYGQQLMAHRLGGKVVKATEKEYGRRHLTGIVQGSIVDGLSSDQVWMSHGDQVVEAPPGFVKTSETETCPFASIEDRLGRRFGVQFHPEVSHTPGGKLVLERFVKEQAGLKQDWNSENFIQEETERIRAQVGDEQVLCAVSGGVDSSVMAALLTRAVGDRAVCVFVDHGLLRKGEAEQVVETFSRAFHPRLVVIRAADRFFSRLSGVTDPEEKRKAIGSEFVRCFEEHAEELKGCQWLAQGTLYPDVIESGSPTAAKIKTHHNVGGLPDWMKMKVIEPLRWLFKDEVRDVGRKLGLPDDVVDREPFPGPGLAVRILGEVTPERVKTTQDADWIFRSELRARGLDKGVWQSYAALLDVRSVGVMGDERTYENPIVLRAVSSEDAMTARACPFDFEFLEHVCNRIVNEVDGVNRVLYDLTSKPPATIEWE